The Neochlamydia sp. S13 genome has a segment encoding these proteins:
- a CDS encoding ankyrin repeat domain-containing protein: MTLNPLNHLDSLTNPPILTQEKKLTRDNAVEFLRALVPLTFPFKDEKGCYIQLFKLANYGMIGVIQNPEKDFSVIPKNKIRSAFDPELKGHSLMARIENISQRRWDFVFDALDRELLILPHLEGAGRFSKNLQIRHIKTGNASPVSHLTKEELVNRFEEKVKAGKFTTSGPDPANGKGAYYNKKTGVFYHIDHHNRFGEPSHIDVYRDNKHPRYKSPVEFRDKWRFAYKKDPDKNFKPDPTPGKAQFHETLQKTGLTKSFNSCHQDHPAPIKGGARGEIGGVGCSVELIEGLFDSPESLFATEHAFFIPAFEGEDVPFNSQELKQILQELAYGIYVHDTVPFFSLHFNTNANLYPVIHPAYENTLVGQVFSMLDYFMKGYLNGGVFKETFIHEWQKKPAPISINSSTLQQLINLKSYAEAQLSGDGQTYNSVRSLLKALEMSSLEIIKEELSGRVHEAWDDSYLKENPIFNDYTKFTNSFRIIAKQKGIYQSKGLFVLSPDFDVQYTVEPHPDYQQALEEYYKLNGCYPAAYDKLIQVYEFMKQQIHNHMVKMPFCRKYFAMLGVINFFSYYFMTLKKHRKIPFLPEVEVKAASCPTLFPPLPLLEPREEELKINLFKIFQTFVNQSETLIGRFLSHQTSTIENDRMKSDFKKILQKEIYGNASPFLQQDMLANETKYEVHIEQCTSEIDILENIKNLFDQCKQALLENSGQNYKLINEINNNPHIIIQRFFKVLPSIFKNQNKLEPIGRLTLDCFILPSEQSAKEIETGKRIVGGCGMNTSSLKVKPSWMSHQILEQMGGALQNTKRGECLAVESHHPNEPKGIIFKLGFDNMSLDFGKNDQDFPFFIPSSSQLMRKLLQAITQDNEENFVDLIQNVALDDMQDREGRSLLHHSASARNSAFTIALLKKGLSPHVGDNKNYLPVHYAAMHGHLNQLEVLTEKYPQTINAVSNQGATPLIVAIQHKQSKTIQWLIHRGAWGDAMLNDGYTALHCIAHQGDLKSIKIILEQSEKAVKIINAETNEGITPLMIACAGGSYSLVDYLLKKGADPKKRAKNGKTALDYALKHDNLQLCQLLTPQSSLTPFTIEMAIKKNSLEINQLLSQLPGYLDYKNAIRDTPLLMALRYAHLPVAMNILNLITDVRDLSTKNKLKESPIELAIRGKFYPFLEVLLERGAEITPQRLFKLLLQTGYKGGSPFIDSIFKNTHFTQIELQDLLLSAAKAGNHVAISNLLIPQGVNLDTIKDTKGWKIEHYLAQSDGIYLFRKRYQQTKDPLQPLAAEGGKTLPYLAGENGSKRVFSFLLGQIKKRGLPLINHYQGRHLFYSVLERGEVDLIRLFVEKFGASHLVNQSIENGKNFLPVHLAARSISSKVLGYLYSCGAQLNVKDDQDRYPLFYAVQSKREENVAFLLDENHRNPITPDVIFCAASFAKEEILDTLIKAGADLNQPSYFTGDTALLLAIKAKDIRAFLRLIDRGASSAYQNQEGWTPLLLAAKEGQSEMLEIILTRNPDAKREKRMGHNALHIACREGHEHCAEILINRGFLIDEENGTKLTSLSFANNRYAVKAKLGINPERENYQSLTEKLYDAVSKQDLASILEVLPQWPINTYFTINLKGFSLRGTLLHLILKACVYSKTKQLNRLIIALTKIREFNPHLIDCEGNSYAHLMIKNTSLDPTQFDVFPLDTTNHQGQTPLHFAAVADNIELLKNLIKKLGPSKVDPVDHQELTPLFYAIKENKREQVKALLKGGTNVEFCNASGITPLIFACLKGNYPIIRLLIKFRANVNHRASHSDKKGRSFLTPLSASLLSKNEEITLFLLFRGAQFNQMSDEGQFIGHIAATRNKIYILRFLAEQGLSISTYDDQGLQPIHAAALAGKIKAMKFLLSQGISVETPVLDTEKVQHTLKETTPLLLAAKQGTVEAVKWLLEHGANPHKRTSDGVDILQSLIVNSAGNTQRLITLFQEYLLINDLSQLLPAICLAIAKDYIDPVKILYAMGIPISSRLDHGLTGLHYACQFGALHVTEFFLKQGADWKLCDDTGQIPLELAAANSSSEQFKLMLDFINPSLDYQNSKGETLMHLATRAGNLTHVMLLIDQGADFDIQDSLGMTPLHIAAEKGFKEIVELLMICGADPKLKTSFNSCSPLELATIDVKECIDRLLLIITQAPQNNTPLHTAVLANNPLAIQLTLRHFPVNQRDALGRTALHNAVYTENLEIIRLLLNQGANVHEEDLNGVTPLIVAHKEVINPKVEQFLEKFSRNSD; the protein is encoded by the coding sequence ATGACGCTAAATCCATTAAATCATTTAGATTCTTTGACAAACCCTCCTATCCTAACCCAAGAAAAGAAATTGACTAGAGACAATGCAGTAGAATTTCTTCGTGCTTTGGTTCCTCTCACCTTTCCCTTTAAGGATGAAAAAGGATGCTATATCCAGCTTTTCAAATTAGCAAATTATGGAATGATTGGCGTGATACAAAATCCTGAAAAGGATTTTTCTGTTATTCCAAAGAATAAAATTCGATCAGCATTTGATCCAGAACTTAAAGGCCACAGCTTGATGGCACGAATTGAAAATATTTCTCAAAGGAGGTGGGATTTTGTTTTTGATGCTCTTGATAGAGAACTTCTCATCTTGCCCCACTTAGAAGGGGCTGGTCGTTTTAGCAAAAATCTTCAAATTAGGCATATCAAAACAGGGAATGCAAGCCCTGTATCGCATTTAACAAAAGAAGAGCTCGTCAACAGATTTGAAGAAAAAGTGAAAGCTGGAAAATTTACAACTTCAGGCCCAGATCCAGCCAATGGGAAAGGAGCATACTATAATAAAAAAACAGGAGTTTTTTACCACATTGATCATCATAATCGGTTCGGAGAGCCTTCTCATATAGATGTATATCGAGATAATAAGCATCCTAGGTATAAATCACCGGTTGAATTTAGAGATAAATGGAGGTTTGCTTATAAAAAAGATCCTGATAAAAACTTTAAACCCGACCCTACACCAGGAAAGGCTCAATTTCATGAAACTTTACAAAAAACAGGGCTGACAAAGTCGTTTAACTCCTGTCACCAAGATCATCCAGCTCCTATAAAAGGAGGGGCAAGGGGTGAAATTGGAGGCGTCGGCTGCTCTGTCGAGTTAATTGAGGGGCTCTTCGATTCTCCTGAATCGCTATTTGCAACGGAGCACGCCTTCTTTATTCCGGCTTTTGAAGGAGAGGATGTGCCCTTTAACAGTCAAGAACTGAAACAAATCCTTCAAGAGCTTGCTTATGGAATCTATGTTCATGATACTGTCCCTTTCTTCAGCCTACATTTTAATACAAATGCCAACTTGTATCCTGTCATCCATCCTGCTTATGAAAATACTCTTGTGGGCCAGGTTTTTAGCATGCTTGATTATTTTATGAAAGGCTATCTCAATGGAGGAGTTTTTAAGGAAACATTTATTCACGAATGGCAAAAAAAACCTGCTCCAATTTCCATTAACAGCTCTACGCTACAGCAATTGATTAATCTTAAAAGCTATGCCGAAGCGCAACTTAGCGGGGATGGTCAAACCTACAACTCAGTAAGATCTCTACTAAAAGCTTTAGAAATGAGCAGCTTAGAAATAATAAAGGAAGAGCTTAGTGGACGTGTGCATGAAGCTTGGGATGATAGCTATCTAAAGGAAAATCCCATTTTCAATGATTATACAAAATTCACAAACTCCTTTCGAATAATTGCCAAACAAAAAGGGATTTATCAGTCAAAAGGATTATTTGTCCTTAGCCCAGATTTTGATGTTCAATATACCGTTGAACCTCATCCCGATTATCAGCAAGCACTCGAAGAATATTACAAATTAAATGGCTGCTATCCTGCGGCTTACGATAAGCTAATTCAAGTTTATGAATTCATGAAGCAGCAAATTCATAATCACATGGTGAAAATGCCATTTTGCCGTAAATATTTTGCTATGCTAGGAGTAATTAATTTCTTTTCTTATTACTTTATGACCTTGAAAAAACATCGCAAAATTCCTTTTTTACCAGAAGTAGAAGTTAAAGCGGCCAGTTGCCCGACCCTCTTCCCCCCCCTTCCTCTTTTAGAGCCGCGTGAGGAAGAATTAAAAATCAATCTTTTCAAAATTTTTCAAACGTTCGTTAATCAAAGTGAGACCTTAATTGGCCGGTTTCTCTCCCATCAGACAAGCACTATTGAAAACGATCGAATGAAGAGTGATTTTAAAAAAATCCTTCAAAAAGAAATTTATGGAAATGCTTCGCCTTTTCTGCAGCAAGACATGCTAGCTAATGAAACAAAATATGAAGTTCATATCGAGCAATGCACGAGCGAAATAGATATTTTAGAAAACATCAAGAATTTATTTGATCAATGTAAGCAAGCTCTTTTAGAAAACAGTGGGCAAAATTACAAGCTGATAAATGAGATAAACAATAATCCACATATAATCATTCAGCGTTTTTTTAAGGTATTGCCTAGTATATTTAAAAACCAAAATAAACTAGAACCGATTGGGAGACTTACTCTGGACTGTTTCATCTTACCCAGCGAACAATCTGCAAAAGAGATCGAAACGGGTAAAAGAATTGTCGGAGGATGTGGAATGAATACATCCTCACTAAAAGTTAAACCTTCTTGGATGAGCCATCAAATTTTAGAACAAATGGGGGGAGCACTTCAAAATACCAAAAGGGGAGAGTGTTTAGCAGTTGAAAGTCATCATCCTAATGAACCTAAAGGGATAATTTTTAAACTTGGCTTCGATAATATGAGTCTGGATTTTGGAAAAAATGACCAAGATTTTCCTTTTTTTATTCCTTCCTCTAGCCAACTAATGCGAAAGCTTTTGCAAGCGATTACTCAAGACAACGAAGAAAATTTTGTTGATCTGATTCAAAATGTTGCATTAGATGACATGCAAGACCGTGAGGGTCGTTCTTTACTGCATCATAGTGCAAGTGCAAGAAATTCTGCTTTCACCATTGCTCTGCTAAAGAAAGGCTTATCTCCACATGTAGGCGACAATAAAAACTATCTTCCCGTTCATTATGCTGCCATGCATGGGCATTTAAATCAGTTAGAAGTTTTAACAGAGAAATACCCTCAGACCATAAATGCTGTGAGTAATCAAGGAGCAACCCCTTTAATCGTCGCTATTCAGCACAAACAATCCAAAACAATTCAATGGTTAATACATCGAGGAGCATGGGGCGATGCCATGCTAAATGATGGCTATACGGCACTGCATTGTATTGCCCATCAAGGCGATTTAAAATCTATAAAAATCATATTAGAGCAGTCAGAAAAAGCTGTGAAAATAATTAATGCGGAGACCAATGAAGGCATTACTCCTCTTATGATTGCTTGTGCAGGAGGCTCATATTCCTTAGTCGATTATCTTCTAAAAAAAGGTGCTGATCCGAAAAAAAGGGCAAAAAATGGAAAAACAGCATTGGATTATGCTCTCAAGCATGATAATTTACAGCTATGCCAACTTTTGACTCCTCAATCAAGCTTGACTCCTTTTACCATTGAGATGGCCATCAAAAAGAATTCGCTAGAGATTAATCAACTTTTAAGCCAGCTTCCTGGCTATCTAGACTATAAAAATGCCATACGAGATACCCCACTACTTATGGCTCTTCGCTATGCTCATCTTCCAGTGGCAATGAATATTCTAAATTTAATTACAGATGTGAGGGATTTAAGTACCAAAAATAAACTCAAAGAATCCCCCATCGAATTGGCCATTAGAGGTAAGTTTTATCCATTTCTTGAAGTTTTATTAGAACGTGGTGCTGAAATTACTCCTCAACGCCTTTTTAAACTTTTGCTGCAAACAGGTTACAAGGGAGGTTCTCCTTTTATTGACTCAATTTTTAAAAACACCCATTTTACTCAAATTGAACTGCAGGATTTGTTATTATCGGCTGCTAAAGCTGGTAATCACGTTGCTATTTCCAATCTCTTAATTCCTCAAGGAGTAAATTTAGACACTATAAAAGATACTAAAGGGTGGAAAATTGAACATTATCTTGCTCAATCCGATGGAATTTATTTATTCAGAAAGCGTTATCAACAAACGAAAGACCCTCTTCAACCTTTAGCAGCAGAAGGAGGCAAAACTCTTCCCTATCTTGCAGGCGAGAATGGAAGTAAGCGAGTTTTTAGTTTCTTGCTTGGGCAAATAAAGAAAAGAGGCTTACCTTTAATCAATCATTATCAAGGAAGACATTTATTTTACAGCGTTTTAGAAAGGGGTGAGGTAGATCTCATTCGTTTATTTGTTGAAAAATTTGGTGCTTCTCATCTTGTTAACCAATCAATTGAAAATGGAAAAAATTTTCTCCCTGTTCATCTTGCTGCTCGAAGCATTTCAAGCAAAGTCTTAGGTTATTTATATAGCTGTGGAGCACAATTAAATGTCAAAGATGACCAAGATCGTTATCCTCTCTTTTATGCTGTTCAAAGCAAAAGAGAAGAAAACGTTGCATTTTTGTTAGACGAAAATCATCGCAACCCCATTACTCCAGATGTCATTTTTTGTGCTGCTTCTTTCGCGAAAGAAGAGATATTAGATACACTTATCAAAGCAGGAGCTGACTTGAATCAGCCAAGCTATTTCACAGGTGATACAGCCCTTTTGCTTGCCATTAAGGCCAAGGACATTAGAGCTTTTTTGAGATTAATTGATAGGGGAGCCTCTTCCGCTTACCAAAATCAAGAGGGTTGGACACCCTTATTACTTGCTGCCAAAGAGGGTCAATCAGAAATGTTAGAGATCATTTTGACTAGAAATCCAGATGCTAAGCGAGAAAAAAGAATGGGTCATAACGCCTTACATATTGCTTGTCGAGAAGGCCACGAACATTGTGCTGAAATTCTGATTAACCGTGGATTTTTAATTGATGAAGAAAATGGAACTAAGCTTACTAGTCTTTCTTTCGCAAACAATCGTTATGCTGTGAAAGCTAAGCTAGGAATTAATCCAGAAAGAGAAAATTATCAAAGTTTGACCGAAAAGCTGTATGATGCCGTTTCTAAGCAAGACCTTGCTTCTATTTTAGAAGTATTACCTCAATGGCCAATTAATACCTATTTTACCATAAATTTAAAGGGGTTCAGCTTGCGAGGTACGCTTTTACATCTCATTTTAAAAGCTTGCGTTTATTCTAAAACTAAACAACTCAATCGTTTAATTATAGCTCTTACTAAAATTAGAGAATTTAATCCTCATTTAATAGATTGTGAGGGCAATTCATATGCGCATTTGATGATCAAAAACACTTCTTTAGATCCAACTCAATTCGATGTGTTTCCTTTGGATACAACCAATCATCAAGGACAAACGCCTTTGCATTTTGCAGCTGTCGCAGATAATATAGAGCTCTTGAAAAATCTCATCAAAAAGCTCGGCCCTTCTAAAGTAGATCCTGTAGATCATCAAGAGCTTACCCCTCTTTTTTATGCCATTAAAGAAAATAAACGCGAGCAAGTTAAAGCACTATTGAAAGGGGGCACTAATGTTGAATTCTGTAACGCTTCTGGAATCACACCTTTGATTTTTGCTTGTCTAAAAGGCAATTATCCTATTATTCGTCTCTTAATTAAATTTAGAGCAAATGTCAATCATAGAGCAAGTCACAGTGATAAAAAAGGGAGGAGTTTTTTGACTCCTCTATCGGCTTCGCTCTTATCTAAAAATGAAGAAATTACTCTTTTTCTTTTATTTCGTGGGGCACAATTTAATCAAATGAGCGATGAGGGGCAGTTTATTGGACATATTGCTGCGACTCGCAATAAAATTTACATTTTACGTTTTCTTGCCGAGCAAGGATTATCGATTTCTACTTATGATGATCAAGGATTACAGCCCATTCATGCTGCAGCTTTAGCAGGTAAGATCAAAGCTATGAAATTTTTGCTCTCTCAAGGTATTTCAGTTGAAACTCCTGTTTTAGATACAGAAAAGGTACAGCACACACTTAAAGAAACCACACCCCTCCTTTTGGCAGCCAAACAAGGAACAGTAGAAGCAGTCAAATGGCTTCTTGAACATGGAGCAAACCCACATAAAAGAACTTCTGATGGTGTAGATATTTTGCAAAGCCTTATCGTAAATAGCGCGGGTAATACTCAAAGATTGATCACCCTCTTCCAAGAATATCTGCTAATAAACGACCTTAGCCAGCTGTTACCAGCTATTTGCTTGGCAATTGCAAAGGACTACATTGATCCCGTGAAAATTTTGTATGCAATGGGTATTCCCATTTCTTCACGGCTTGATCATGGATTGACAGGTCTACACTATGCTTGTCAATTCGGTGCTTTGCATGTCACCGAGTTTTTTCTCAAGCAAGGAGCTGACTGGAAACTTTGCGATGATACGGGTCAAATCCCTCTTGAGTTAGCTGCTGCTAATTCATCGTCTGAGCAATTTAAATTGATGCTCGACTTCATTAATCCTTCTTTGGACTATCAAAATAGCAAAGGGGAAACATTAATGCATCTAGCAACACGAGCTGGTAATTTGACTCATGTGATGTTATTAATTGACCAAGGAGCTGATTTTGATATCCAAGATTCACTGGGAATGACACCTTTGCACATTGCCGCTGAAAAAGGGTTTAAAGAAATTGTTGAATTGCTAATGATTTGTGGCGCCGATCCTAAACTCAAAACTAGCTTTAACTCATGTTCTCCACTAGAACTTGCAACAATTGATGTAAAGGAATGTATAGACCGTCTTCTTTTAATTATTACCCAAGCTCCTCAAAACAATACCCCTCTTCATACTGCTGTTCTCGCAAATAACCCTTTAGCTATTCAATTGACGCTTCGACATTTTCCAGTCAATCAAAGAGATGCTTTGGGTAGAACAGCTCTTCACAATGCAGTATATACTGAGAATTTAGAAATTATTCGTCTCCTATTAAACCAAGGAGCTAATGTCCATGAAGAAGATTTAAATGGAGTTACTCCTTTGATAGTAGCTCATAAAGAGGTTATTAACCCAAAGGTAGAGCAATTCCTTGAAAAATTTAGTAGAAATTCTGATTAA